The DNA window GTACGCGACATAGATTTTACGGCCGACAAAGCCCACGACAAGAATCACTAGCACCGAATACAGAATCGGACTTTCAAGAAGGGCGGTCGACTGGTTCTGCCAACTGTCTACGACACGGCGCCATTCACCTTCCTTTAGGGCATGCATCACGCGGGCGAAACGCCCGCGTACGCCCTCCCATTTGACGCTCCACCAGCTGGGAGCATCCGCAAATTGCGGCAAAATGGGAGGCGTCGGGTCGAAGATTACCCAGCGGTTATCGACAAAGGCTTCGACCCATGCATGCGAATGCTTGCGGCGGAAAATCGAATAGGGGCGCCCTTCTGCGATTTCGGGATTTGCAAAGCCCGTCACGTACCGCGCAGGAATTCCAAGTCGACGAAGAACCAGCGCCGAAAGCGTCGCATAGTATTCGCAGAATCCCTGCTTTTCGCGCCAGAAAACCGCGAGCGGGTCTTTTTCCATATTACTTCCGCCGCCACTCCAGCGAGAAATTCCCGGCACCGAAAGCGAATAGGAGAAGTTCGTGACAAAATAGGCGAGCATTTTCTGGAGAATCAGGGAATCGGCAGAATCCCGCGTCGAATCCGGCATCGATTTTGCGAGAGCTGCCGAATCCGCAACTACAGAATCCGCCGAGTCCGCGTCGCGCAACTGCATCGCCGCAATCACGGTATCGATCAACGGCCAATACCGCTCGCCCACCATCAAGTCGCCTTCGCCCGAAGTGAGCAGGGAATCCGGAATTTTGCAAGCATCCGGCACATTCTCCGCCGAGACAGGCCTGCACTTAAAATAATGCCAGTCGGAGCGTTTTCCGTTGCTATTCAGGCCCTGCACCATGCCACCCGCATAATAAGTCAGCGAGTCCACATCTTTCGCCGCAAAACCCACAGCACCGTAGGGCGCAAATACAAATCCAAAATTATTCAGTGTCGACTGCACCCAGACTTGTTCCACCTCGCGCAGGGAATCGGTCCTCGTCAGTGAATCCGCCGTTTCAAGCACGGCATAGTCCACCTGATAATAGGCAGGGTAGAGCCGCTTTGCAAATTTTGTCGGCAATTTCCAGATGCCCGCCACGTACTTTTCATAGCTTGCCGCCTTAAAGTATCTTGACGGATGTTCATCCCATACACGCAACACCACCTGGCTATTGTAGCGGGAATTGTAATTGCTCCCGAAGCTCCCCAAGGCCGCAACCGGATCAAAACCCATCATGCGTTCACGCTGGTAATAGTCCTCTGCCATTTTCGCACCGTAGCGGTAACGCTGCGATTTCCAATGTTGCCACCCCCCGTAAGAGATGGCACCGAGTGCCGCAATCACGAACAAAAAGAGCAGATACTTGTAAGGAGAGGTTCCGCGACGACTGTAGGCGCACAATGCAAAAATAAAGCCCACAAGGCCAACGGGAGCCCACCCACGGGGCACCATGTACATTCCAAACAGCAATGCCGCCACACCGTCAAAGGCGACAAAGACTTCGAAACCACCGTTTCCGCGGCTCCGTTCCTGCAGCAACGCCAGGTAGAGGAAGTAAACTCCCGGCAAGAAAATCAAATACGGCGACACCCCATTTTCGACCGAAGGTGTCATCACCCAGAAAAGGGCAAGCGGCACAATCGCCGCGTACGCCAAAATCTTGTTGTAGCGCGGGCGCTTCGCAAATTCGCGGCGGCGCGTCGCATTTAAGACGCCAATCACCACGAAGAGCAGCGCAAACAATATGCCGTACCAAAGGAAATCAAAGGTGTTCCCCAGGTTCACCGAGGCAACGCAGAGGAACAGCACCTTGAAGGCGTAGCGGATGTCTACTTTCTCGCTTGCCATCATAGCACAATTCCCTCGCCTTCAAAATCTTTCGGTGAAACCACCAGTAGTTTATCTTCGGTCGAGGCCGGCAGCATTCCAACCACGACATGCTTGTTCACCAGCGGTTCGTCGTTTTCGTAAAGCCCTATGCGAAGCACCGGATCCATCGGGCGCGCCGCAGGGGACCAAGGCGCGGGCTGCTTTCCGTGCGCAAGGGAGGCCATCGGGATTCTCGCTAGAGCATCCAGAAGATTCTTGCGACTTTCGGAACCGCCATCCAAGGCAATCTCTTCGCTGTCGATAAAGAAACGTCCGAGGATTTCGCGGTCCAGGAGCCACTCGCCCACCGCCGCAGTCAAGCGAATCGCATGTTCCAGGTACTGCCGCGACTTAAAATTCGGAGTCGCCGTATCCAGAAGCAAAATCACGCCCGCTCCGCGTTCCACCTCGAATTCCTTGGTGAA is part of the uncultured Fibrobacter sp. genome and encodes:
- a CDS encoding transglutaminase family protein — translated: MMASEKVDIRYAFKVLFLCVASVNLGNTFDFLWYGILFALLFVVIGVLNATRRREFAKRPRYNKILAYAAIVPLALFWVMTPSVENGVSPYLIFLPGVYFLYLALLQERSRGNGGFEVFVAFDGVAALLFGMYMVPRGWAPVGLVGFIFALCAYSRRGTSPYKYLLFLFVIAALGAISYGGWQHWKSQRYRYGAKMAEDYYQRERMMGFDPVAALGSFGSNYNSRYNSQVVLRVWDEHPSRYFKAASYEKYVAGIWKLPTKFAKRLYPAYYQVDYAVLETADSLTRTDSLREVEQVWVQSTLNNFGFVFAPYGAVGFAAKDVDSLTYYAGGMVQGLNSNGKRSDWHYFKCRPVSAENVPDACKIPDSLLTSGEGDLMVGERYWPLIDTVIAAMQLRDADSADSVVADSAALAKSMPDSTRDSADSLILQKMLAYFVTNFSYSLSVPGISRWSGGGSNMEKDPLAVFWREKQGFCEYYATLSALVLRRLGIPARYVTGFANPEIAEGRPYSIFRRKHSHAWVEAFVDNRWVIFDPTPPILPQFADAPSWWSVKWEGVRGRFARVMHALKEGEWRRVVDSWQNQSTALLESPILYSVLVILVVGFVGRKIYVAYKLNRKRLTFVSARALHWAKKLEACEKELAKSGFRREPGETVGAFMKRIQSAVSDSRLEPLLDVLAEYEKSRWCR